The following coding sequences are from one Thermodesulfobacteriota bacterium window:
- a CDS encoding aminotransferase class V-fold PLP-dependent enzyme: YYSTLESLDLRSLRTGATVRKISLHNGSYNTSTDELVGNVYRSISPGTRVIALTWVHSSTGLKIPVKEIAETISSINKSRADEDRVLLCVDGVHGLGVENVNIEEVGCDFFVAGTHKWMFGPRGTGIFWGRDDAWKDVVATIPTFSRSETAGQAMTPGGFHSFEHRWALNEAFDFQRTIGKEQVEKRIHQLNTQLKEGLRNMSSVTLHTPVSEELSAGLVCFEVDGFTPYEVVKRLEDRYIIATTTPGTYKERYVRLAPGLLNNPSEVERTLAAIREL; the protein is encoded by the coding sequence TATTACTCTACCCTGGAATCTCTCGACTTGAGATCGCTCAGGACGGGTGCCACAGTTCGAAAGATAAGCCTTCACAACGGAAGCTATAACACATCTACAGACGAGTTAGTCGGCAATGTCTACCGCTCAATCAGCCCCGGGACAAGGGTTATTGCTCTTACCTGGGTTCATTCCAGCACGGGGCTTAAAATACCGGTGAAAGAAATCGCAGAAACGATATCATCCATTAATAAGTCCAGAGCAGATGAGGATAGAGTACTTCTATGCGTTGATGGCGTTCACGGGCTAGGGGTTGAAAACGTTAATATAGAGGAGGTCGGATGCGACTTTTTCGTCGCCGGCACGCATAAATGGATGTTTGGGCCGAGAGGGACAGGAATATTTTGGGGAAGAGATGATGCATGGAAAGACGTGGTTGCCACTATACCAACATTTTCGAGAAGTGAAACAGCAGGTCAAGCTATGACACCGGGAGGCTTTCATTCATTCGAGCATCGTTGGGCACTCAATGAGGCCTTTGATTTCCAGCGCACAATTGGCAAGGAGCAGGTTGAAAAGCGTATCCACCAGCTCAACACCCAGCTAAAAGAGGGATTGAGAAACATGAGCAGTGTTACTTTACACACTCCCGTGTCGGAAGAATTATCCGCAGGCTTAGTCTGTTTTGAAGTAGATGGGTTCACTCCCTATGAGGTGGTGAAACGACTGGAGGATAGATATATTATTGCAACCACAACACCCGGCACGTATAAGGAAAGATATGTTAGATTGGCCCCGGGTTTATTGAATAATCCTTCAGAAGTCGAAAGAACCTTGGCTGCAATAAGAGAATTGTGA